In Diachasmimorpha longicaudata isolate KC_UGA_2023 chromosome 4, iyDiaLong2, whole genome shotgun sequence, a single genomic region encodes these proteins:
- the LOC135161250 gene encoding ecdysone-induced protein 75B, isoforms C/D isoform X5 translates to MGDELPILKGILNGVVNYHNAPVRFGRVPKREKARILAAMQQSSHSRSQEKAVAAELEDEQRLLQTVVRAHLDTCDFTRDKVAPVLARARETPNYTACPPTLACPLNPNPQPLTGQQELLQDFSKRFSPAIRGVVEFAKRIPGFNLLAQDDQVTLLKAGVFEVLLVRLACMFDGQTNSMICLNGQVLKRDSIHNSNARFLMDSMFDFAERVNSLRLSDAELGLFCSVVVIAADRPGLRNTDLVERMHNKLRSALQSVLAQNHPQHPDILRELLKKIPDLRTLNTLHSEKLLAFKMTEQQQQLQAQQTQQQAQQQQQSQNTNVHQQWPMEEEPAASWGSASDVTLDEAVKSPLGSVSSTESTCSGEVASLTEYHHAPGHHASTAPLLAATLAGGLCPHRRRANSGSTSSGDDEHHRATMSKTPQPQAQCPRFRKLDSPSDSGIESGTEKPDKPASSSASSAPTSVCSSPRSEDKEVEDMPVLKRVLQAPPLYDTNSLMDEAYKPHKKFRALRHKDSAEAEPVIVQQQSQLHLHLTSPPTRSPTTQAQSASLLSSTHSTLAKSLMEGPRMTAEQLKRTDIIHNYIMRGEASPRSPAPSPSPAEQCASTTTLSARSPQTSQGLLQCATTGYSRWPATSVITTTTGARQQQSSGSGYIVVNNSPASPRYLSVAASSTSSTSPRPTSSTAATLVLSGCPSNMMELQVDIADSQQPLNLSKKSPSPSPRPFVGPCKALSLEA, encoded by the exons ATGGGAGACGAGTTACCAATCCTCAAAGGGATCCTCAACGGTGTTGTCAATTATCATAATGCAC CGGTTCGATTCGGCCGTGTGCCAAAACGTGAAAAAGCAAGAATTTTGGCGGCAATGCAGCAGAGCTCTCACAGTCGTTCACAGGAGAAGGCTGTTGCCGCTGAATTGGAGGATGAACAGCGTCTTCTCCAGACCGTTGTTCGTGCTCACCTTGATACATGCGATTTTACGAGAGACAAGGTGGCTCCAGTACTCGCAAGGGCGCGAGAGACACCTAATTACACAGCGTGTCCACCAACCTTG GCATGCCCACTGAATCCCAATCCCCAGCCATTAACTGGCCAACAGGAATTACTACAAGACTTCTCGAAGAGATTTTCACCTGCAATAAGAGGTGTCGTTGAATTTGCCAAACGCATACCTGGTTTTAACCTGCTGGCACAGGATGATCAGGTGACTCTCCTAAAAGCCGGTGTCTTTGAGGTACTACTTGTTCGTCTTGCCTGTATGTTTGACGGCCAAACAAACAGTATGATATGTCTCAATGGCCAAGTGTTGAAGAGGGATTCAATTCACAACAGTAATGCACGCTTTCTCATGGATTCGATGTTCGATTTTGCTGAACGTGTTAATTCCCTTCGGCTATCGGACGCCGAACTCGGTTTATTCTGCTCAGTCGTTGTTATAGCAGCTGACAGGCCCGGTCTACGTAACACTGATCTCGTTGAACGTATGCACAATAAACTGCGTAGTGCCCTACAGTCAGTACTAGCTCAAAATCATCCGCAGCATCCAGATATACTGCGCGAATTGCTCAAGAAAATACCAGATCTCAGGACATTGAATACCCTTCATTCGGAAAAATTACTTGCATTCAAGATGACAGAGCAGCAGCAACAGTTGCAGGCACAACAGACACAGCAGCAGGCGCAACAGCAACAGCAGAGCCAAAACACCAATGTACATCAGCAGTGGCCAATGGAGGAGGAGCCGGCAGCCTCATGGGGTTCAGCATCGGACGTAACTCTGGACGAAGCGGTGAAGAGCCCTTTGGGAAGTGTATCAAGTACAGAAAGCACCTGCAGTGGAGAGGTTGCATCACTAACGGAGTATCATCATGCTCCTGGTCATCACGCATCTACAGCACCCCTCCTCGCGGCAACACTGGCCGGTGGTCTTTGCCCCCACAGACGTCGCGCCAACTCCGGCAGTACGAGTTCAGGTGATGACGAGCATCATCGTGCGACAATGTCAAAAACCCCTCAGCCCCAGGCGCAGTGTCCGCGATTCCGTAAACTGGATTCACCGAGTGACAGTGGAATTGAATCGGGAACTGAAAAACCGGACAAACCAGCTAGCAGCAGTGCGAGCAGTGCACCAACCTCGGTATGCTCAAGTCCAAGATCCGAGGATAAAGAGGTTGAGGATATGCCTGTATTGAAGAGAGTGCTACAAGCGCCGCCACTTTACGACACAAATTCCTTGATGGATGAGGCTTACAAGCCACACAAAAAGTTCCGGGCGCTTCGACATAAGGACAGTGCTGAAGCTGAGCCAGTAATTGTTCAGCAACAGTCGCAGTTACATCTTCATCTAACCTCACCACCAACGAGAAGTCCAACGACACAGGCGCAGAGTGCGAGTTTACTCAGCAGTACGCACTCGACACTAGCCAAGAGTTTGATGGAAGGCCCAAGGATGACTGCTGAACAGCTCAAACGCACTGATATCATTCACAATTATATAATGCGGGGTGAGGCTAGTCCAAGATCACCAGcaccatcaccatcaccaGCGGAGCAATGCGCCTCAACAACAACTCTCAGTGCCCGATCGCCTCAAACGTCACAGGGACTTCTCCAGTGTGCGACAACTGGCTATTCGAGATGGCCAGCAACGTCCGTTATCACCACGACAACCGGAGCCAGACAGCAACAGTCTTCCGGCTCTGGGTACATCGTTGTCAACAATTCACCAGCATCACCGAGGTATTTATCAGTTGCTGCGTCAAGTACAAGTAGTACGAGTCCAAGGCCAACGTCTAGTACAGCTGCGACACTTGTTTTATCAGGTTGCCCAAGTAATATGATGGAGTTGCAAGTCGATATTGCTGATAGTCAACAACCCCTTAATCTTTCGAAAAAATCACCGTCCCCATCGCCGAGGCCATTCGTTGGACCATGTAAAGCTCTCTCACTCGAGGCGTAG